Within Sorangiineae bacterium MSr11367, the genomic segment TGCACTTCTTCGATGGCCGCGTACGAGCCACCGAGCGCCGCCTCGAGCACGGCGAGCGTGGCGTGGCTCGCGAGCAGGATCTCCAACTCGATGCTGTCGGCATCGCCGCCCTCGCCCGTGGGCAGGTACGTGATGATCTCGCCGTGAGGCCGCGCACGCGCCTTCAGCTCGTCGAGCGCCGAGTCGATCGTATCCAGACGGAACTGCACGCGGATGCGAAACAGCGAGACGCCCTGCGCGATGTTCGTGCGCAGCCGGTACTCCTCGTACTCGGTGAGCACGCCAAGGAGGCCCGGATCGAGCTCGTACTGCGCCACCGGGCTGACGCCACCGCCCTCGCGCCGCTGCGAAACCTGCCCAAGCGCGTGCAGCAGCGCTTTGACGTCCGCACCCGGTTCATCGGGCCGATCGCCACGCTCCGCCGCCAGGATCTGCGCGTAGAGCTCCACCGCGCGAAAGAGCAGATCGAGCACCGCGGGGCTCATCTCGAGCCGCCCGAGGCGCAAATCGTCCAGAACGTCCTCCAGCTCGTGCGAGAGGCCGCTCATCAAGGTGGCGCCGAAAAGCCCCGCGAGCCCTTTCAGCGTGTGGACGGCACGAAAGACGTCGTTGATCAGCTCCGGATCGGTGCGGCCGCCTTTGGAGACGGCATCCACGGCGAGAAGGTCGCGCCCGAGGCCATCGATGAGCTCCTGCGCCTCGGAGAAGAACTCCTCGCGCGCCTTGTCTCCGAGATCTCCGCGCCCTCCCCCACCGTGCTCGGCCATCGATTCAGCGCTTCACTTCGCCCGGCGCCGCAATCCCGGTCACGCTGGAGCGAGGCCCCTGCTCGGTTCCTCCGACGCCGGATCTGCCCGGCGCGCTCAAAAGGCGCACACACGTGGCGCGAAGCTGCTCGGCCGTGAACGGCTTGGGCAGGTAGGCGTTGGCGCCGAGGGCCAGCCCCCGATCGACATCCCGCTGGGCGGCCAGGGTGGAGATGATGACCAAGGGCGTCGACCGATGGTGCTCGGACTTGCGGATGAAGTGGATCAGCTCCAGGCCGTTGATGTCGGCCATGTTGATGTCCGTAATGATGAGGTCGTAAGGACCGCGCGGCAAAAGCCGCATGGCGTCGAAGCCGCTGGTCGCTTCCGTGACCTGACATCCGCCGAGCGCAGCCGCAAACTCCGCGTCTTCCAAAATGGCGCGCACGAATGCCCGCGCCGAGGCTGAATCTTCCACCACGAGAACTTTGGGCATCGCTATCCCGTATACCGCGCGGAAGCTTACTACGCCGCGCGGGCGAAAGCTCGCACCGTGTTCGGGATCGAACGGTTTTTGGCCCCCCAATCCCAATCCAGGAAGACTACTCTTAGGCTCCATGCAGCCGGCGAAGACTGCGGCGGTCCTCATCATTGGCAACGAGCTCCTCTCGGGCAAAGTCGAAGAGGCCAACCTGCCGTTTCTGGCACGCGCGCTTCGCGACTTGGGGATCCAATTGCGCCGCGTCGTCATGGTGCTCGACGACATCGAGACGATTGCGCGTGAGGTGAGTGAACTCTCCGCGTCGCACGACTGGCTCTTCACCTCCGGAGGGGTCGGACCGACGCACGACGACGTGACCGTCGATGCCGTGGCGAAAGCCTTCGGCGTGGCCGTCGTCACCAGCCCCGAGATGCGCACGATGCTGCTCGAGCACTACAAGGAGCGGTGCACCGAAGGTCATCTGCGCATGGCGCTCATTCCCGATGGCGCCACGCTCGAGACGACGGAAGCGATCCGCTGGCCGACGATTCGATTCAAGAACACCTGGCTCATGCCCGGCGTGCCGGAGGTCTTCCGCATGAAGATCCCCGTCCTCGTGGAGAAGCTCGGGCAAGAGGTGCCGTTCATCTCCACCGCGGTCTACACCAAGATGGAAGAGGGGGACTTGAAGCCGCTGCTGGACGACGTCGTCGCGGCGTTTCCCGAGGTGGACGTGGGCTCGTACCCGAAGTGGTTCGACCCGTCGTACAAAACCAAGGTGACCTTCGACGGTCGCGATCGCGCCCAAGTCTTCGCCGCGCGCGACCGCTTCGTCTCGACCCTTCCCGAAACCGAACCGCAGCGCGTCGACTAACGCGCGCCTGAACCTGCTGAACCTGACTGTGACGGCGCCGCCGGGGCCACGAGTGGTCCCCGTTCCACCACGACCTCCTTCGAAACCCCCTCGCGCACAATCTGAAGCCGCACCCGCGTCCCGACTTGGCCCGACAATGCCTGATGCAAGTCGTCCCCATTCATCCCCTTCGCCGGCTTCCCATCGATGGCCGTGATTTCGTCATCCACCAGCAACCCCGCCCTGGCCGCCCCCATGTCCGGGGGTACGTCTCGGACGAAAACTCGCCCATTTTCGTTGTTCTTGGCCAAAATTGCCCCGATGGATCCCGTCCACGTGGTGCCACAGCCGTTCGCTAAAAGCGCTGCGCAAAAGGTCAGGACGAGGCGGGGGTGGACGCGGTTGGGTCCCCGGGAAAGAAGGATCCAGTTTGATTTACGAGTCGACATAGGTGAAAAAACGTATCCGAAGGTGGACACAGCAGATTCAGCGGAGGGGCGTAGTCTAGGCCGTTGCTTTCACGTAGGCCCGCTAGCTACACTTGGGCAGAAGCGGAACCGCTTCCTCAACCGAGCGCCTACCTTGACTTTGACCCGGGCCCCCTCGCGAGTGCGAACAGACGACGAACTCCGAT encodes:
- a CDS encoding response regulator, yielding MPKVLVVEDSASARAFVRAILEDAEFAAALGGCQVTEATSGFDAMRLLPRGPYDLIITDINMADINGLELIHFIRKSEHHRSTPLVIISTLAAQRDVDRGLALGANAYLPKPFTAEQLRATCVRLLSAPGRSGVGGTEQGPRSSVTGIAAPGEVKR
- a CDS encoding competence/damage-inducible protein A encodes the protein MQPAKTAAVLIIGNELLSGKVEEANLPFLARALRDLGIQLRRVVMVLDDIETIAREVSELSASHDWLFTSGGVGPTHDDVTVDAVAKAFGVAVVTSPEMRTMLLEHYKERCTEGHLRMALIPDGATLETTEAIRWPTIRFKNTWLMPGVPEVFRMKIPVLVEKLGQEVPFISTAVYTKMEEGDLKPLLDDVVAAFPEVDVGSYPKWFDPSYKTKVTFDGRDRAQVFAARDRFVSTLPETEPQRVD